Genomic window (Alligator mississippiensis isolate rAllMis1 chromosome 4, rAllMis1, whole genome shotgun sequence):
gggcagagaggccatGGATCCTACTGCAAGGCCTGTGGCAGCACAGGACTTGGCCTacttcccactccccacctggaaattccagctgtggtcggctgtgactgctgggccacagtttgccaggctgcggccacttctgggctATGGTTTGCCAGGctgcagcataaaaactttggaaACCTCTACACTAGAACATTGTTGTAGAGAAGCTGTGTCCTCAAGCAGGCAGTGCAAGCTCCTGGTGGGACTGGAAATCAAAGTTTCCTGTTCTGCCCATATGGCAGCCAGCAACCTGGAAACTGTCCCCACTTACGGAGTGGGGAGTTCAAAAAGCAAGAGCTTAAAGAAatcatggctgcctatacacatgctcagtgggggcagggggggggagtCCAATAAGAGTGGTCCCtgggcagccactctaattaaaatgcctcaacATCATGTGcattaagcccctgcatgtttaaaaatggctgtgggatgctttaactaaacttCATTCGATCAAGTTAAGTTAAAGCACCCTgcggccattttaaaatgtgcgggggcttaatacatgtgacacgaTGGTGATGCTGCAGCATTCTAATGAGGACGTGGAGCAGACTCGACTAACTACGTCTGCTCCAACGCATTCTAATATGAAAGCCAATGAAGTCCTATATAGGTAGCCCATATTAAAGAAATCTTTATTATTTAGGGGCCAGCCCTAACTTTCAGGCTCTTCCCCCCAAGTTTTGAATtttgggggtgagcagcagtgaCCTTGGGAATACTATCTCCCCCAGCTCCAGAGTAATTCCAGCCCTtgagggaaaagcagcacaaattagaGATGGGTCAGAGATGACTCGGGCGCTCATAGAAGTGAGTCTGAAGGCTCCCCTGGTGGCCCAGAGCTCCAGCATGGCAGAGACACCAACATTCCCttcacctctccctgctgccaggccaagGCAGACCGGTCCTCAGTCCTGGGGGTTTGCTCCCCTCAGacagctgtgccatgctgctcttCTGCTCAGAGAGCTTGAGTTAAACCCCAGTCACTGTAGCTAGAGACTCAGAAAATTGTTCCCTCTACTGGTGCTGACAATGACGTGTCAACACCGGTGATTCCAGCAGCCTTCTGATTACCCTGTGATTCCAGGTGGAGATTGCTGCCATCTCCAAATGGCACTATCTGCCGGCTTTAACTCCCCACCCTTGCTAGGTGGGTCTTCCAAGTTATTGCAAGGAGTTCTCAGGCATTTTGTGGCACTACCTGCTGGTTGGGCTGGCTCCTGACCTCTCTCTCCAACACCCATCCTGTGGCACAGCCAACTGCTTGGGAGTGCACCGTAACTCCTGAACAATGTATCCTAAAAGgagcctccctcctccctgtggAGTAGGCCTCCTGTCTGCCTTTTCTGTCTGCCCTCTTTGTTGGGTTTAACTACATGAGAATGAAGTTGCAAACAATCACAAAGTACTATTAGCAGCCCCCACCAGATCACATTTTTTCTAAACACTATTTATACTTTTCCTATTTTTCTTCAAATAATTTAACATGTAGCTATAATCTCTGGTGCAACTTTGCAAAATTTTCTGTGGTGTGGAAGGCAACATAATAGAAAAGACTTCATTCTAGAGAGAGCATTTGGTATCTTCTTGAAAAAGGAAGACTGTTTTCTtgaggcactggcagcagctgctgtggagaaaagagAGCTGTCACTTAATGTAGAAGAATAAAGCAAGGGTCTCCAAAGGTCTTTCCTCAAGAAACAGACCTCTTCTGTGGACAGGATTTGATTTTGTACAGGGAAACACCTTTGGATTTCCAGCCCAGTCTTGTAATCACTCAGCCATTGCACTTAGCCAAAATGGAGCCTACAAGCAGAGTGAATAAGCCATGTGCTGATAACCAGCTTGAACTGATCCTCTGCCATGGCCAAGCTCTGCAGAATTTTGTGCTTGAAGATCAGGAACTATCTATCTCtttcctgcagtgctgcatgTGAGGTGGTAAGTAGGGCAGGCATGATGGTCTTGGTGTAGGTCAATGAATGCAGATTCAGGAGACCTAGAGTCACTTCCCGGCTTAACTACAGACTTCCTGCGTGACCATGAGTACATCGCCTAACTTAGCCAGTGTCACTTCCCCATACATACCTGTATCACCCCCCATTTCTTCTGGTGTCAGAGAATCTTTCCTTTCGGCATCTTCCGACAGTGTTTCCAACTGTTCCATggaaagagtgaaaaaaaaaaagagtgaggcAGGGTTCTGTTTGATCTGTGATCCTCAGGATTACACAGCCACAGAATGAGGGGCAGGCAGTGATGCTGGGGCTGTCCTCCCAGCCACGGTTCCCAGTGGTGCCCTGAAATGACCAGGTGAAGCCCGAGCCCACAAGGGATGGAATGAGGGCCCCTTCTGTCCTATATGCTGAAGTCAAGTGTGGAGCAGTATTCCATACAGGAGCCTCAGCTCagcaccctccctgcctccactgctttccctcctcctcataacatcttctcagtttctctgtgcttccccctcccttgcGCAATGTGAGtatctttcctgcctattccTGCTGCACTTGCTAGCTCCTCTGAAAATGCTTTGTAGCTTTACTACTGCCTTTGCTTTCCACCCTCCATTCCCGACCAAAAGAGTTCAGCTAGCTCCTTTCTGCACCTTTTTGTGTGTGTCCAGGGTGGCAGGGCTTGCAAAGCCCAGGTCAGGAAGTATTGCTCAATGCACACAATTATTGGACATGGCACCTGACCAATGAAATGTGCCATTTAGCATCTCTCTGAGCAGCACTAAGGGAACAGACCCAAGCTACCCATTGTATTGGAAAGATTAGGGTAGCAGATTGTGTGGAAGGGAAGACATTCCATGCTAATCCTGCAGAACCAGCCAGCTTGAGCAGAGGAAAGACACAGCACGGGTATCCTTCATCTACACTACTGGGCATCCAGAAAGCAATGAGCAAAGTAGCTAGGGGATAAAAACTTTAGGTGAGGGGCTGGGCAACAGACTCCACTGCATGGCTAGAGGCAACCTCTGTGCAGAGATTACAGAGCAGATACTCGAATGCAAGAGACCTTTTGTGGTCCAGCTTCCTGGGGGGTCTGTTACAGAAGGTTTTACAAGATATTTACCTCAGACATGTAGGAAGAGTCTTCTATATCCAAGGTCTGGCACCTGTCAGCATAAATCCCTATTAACAAAAACACATCCACAGTCAGCTCACCTGCGACTCATTTCCACTTTTATGACTGATGTTTTTAGCTGTTGTTTTAGCATCACTGCAAAGTAGTGTCCTGCAAGCTGTTGTTCTAATGGGCCTGTCTAGACTGTATTGTACCTCAGCAGGGAGTGCTGCGGTGAGGTACACCATGCCTGCTTCTGCGCATGCTGCCTTCCCAAACCGATGCAATGTTACCACCCATTGGTGTggtgctggctggatccagtcagctCTCGCTCTTGGGTGAGCCTACTGATGCACACACAGCACCTGGCTTCCATTTCGGGGGAGGGACAGCTTATGCAGAGCACATGCTGCGTTCCTCATTGTGCTGATCCCTGATGCAGTACTGAAGCACACAGCCATGCCCAATGCATAGGAAGAACCAGTGCATGCTCTCTTTTTTCTGGAGGAGGTTTGTCTATGTTTTGGTGCTACCTCTGGGGCATGTTTGTGTAGTACCTAGTGCGTGTTAGCAAGGGTCCCATTGTGCTGTCTTAACAGCAATCCACGCAGCAATCCATATGAAAGAGCTGGTTCTTCAAAACCCACAGATTAGGTACAGCTTTGGATTCATTTTGTAGGCTATCAGTGGAGTGTCTCTCTATGGAAGGTTGTGTAGGGTATTGCCAGACAGAATGAAAACCATGTGGAAAATGTGAAGAGCTTCTCTTTAAAACATGCCTTCCTTTGCCAGAAAAAGTCTGTTCTGGAGAAATCCCCCACACTGGTAGCATAACTGTTCTCTAGTACACTGTACTTTTGAGACAGTCTTTCACCATCCAAATGATCACTGAGATTAAAGGAATGAAAGAATTAAAGAAATTACAGACAATTATAAAGACATTAGgggaaataaataaaaccctAAAAAAAGTGCAACTCTCATACATTCACCTGATCTCTGTGCTTTCAATGATGGTGATCGTTCTTCAACATTCTcactaaaaacaaaaggaaatggtCATTTGGATTTAGAGGCAAACGAATAAAGGTCGTAACATTAGCATTTCAGTAgtatttttcatctttgtttcttgTTCTCCACACTGTTTTGTGCCGAGCACATTGTCAGTGCtgtaaaaacaatgaaaaatactGATAGCACTTTACAGATTCTTGACCACATCCAGCTGCTCTGAGGTGAGGGCATTGTCCTGCTGAAAACTACATGGCTGGGAATCTAGAGTCTGGAAATCTGCCTGTGACTCTGCTACTAATCTGCTGGATGCCTCTGGGTTACACACTGCATCTCAGTtctctctggaacagactcctagCTCCAGACCTATGTACTGTTCACATGTGTAACTGCATTGCTTCACCCTTGTGCAGTTTGGGATACTAATTCTCAATGGTGAAATAGGACCACCCTTGCAACTGGCCACTGCATCCTTCATTTGGAAGTAAGATAAAACCTTGGACCACCTCATTTCCTCACTTACCTCTCTATTTTGGCTGCCAAGGGGGCAAGGTTGGagaggagagatggagagagctCTAGGCAAAGCCTAACTTATGACCTAGTGGAAATGATCCCACTCCACCACAGCTCCCATTTTTGCTGTACCACCAGAACAGTTACCTTAACTGTTCACTGTACATGGACGAAGTCAATGGGCTACCCCAGTACAGAGAGGTATCCTCTGTCTGCCgcagctcttcttcctcccactgctgctctacTTCACGCTTTTCCTCCACCTTCTCGTCTCTCTCCTCATTCTCAGTACAGTAGGCTGCCAGTTGTTCAAGGAGGACCGCCTTGGGTTGAAGAGGTTTCAGAATGCTCAACACAGGCTTCAGCAGCTTTCGAAAGGACATCCTGCTGATGGCCTGAAATCAAAAGGAAAGCTTTTGAAGAGGATGCCTCCTCAGAGTCCTTTCTAAACTAGCTTTTCCTACAGGTCACCAGTGAGAGCGAACTAAACCAAGCCCCTTTTAGACTTGCATTTGGATCCATCCTATGAACTTCAGCTGAGCACCCAGAAAAATCAGGACTCTGCGGTGACAAGGTTTGTTAAAGGAAAACCGCTTTTTCCATCTGTTGCATTTCAACTTTCGGTTTGAAAGAAGGTGAGAAACAAACACTAAGGAGCCAGTATGTGTGTCAACTATTAAAACCAAATACTACTTCTAGGCCCCAGTTCAGGAAGGCATTTAAATGTGGTTTTCTAAGCAGGTGCCATTAATTCCAATTAGTCACTAGCTCAGGCTTCAAGTTATGCAAATACTGACATTCTCTGTCCTAGGCCCAAACACTGCAAATCACTGAAGcctgtgagcacttctgctgaCTCTGGTCAGATTTCTGTACTTAGTCTTTTCCTGGATCAGGGCTCTAGTGAGGTCACAaatgaaggttttttttaaaaatcaatccaCACATGAACATGTCTGTATCACAAGCTGGTCAGTTCCCGCTCTCTAAATAGAAACTCTGGTGTTGTGATGAGAGCCAAATACTCAATCCCATGGGTTGCTAAATAAACTGGGTCTGGGTtacctgtcactgttttcacaTCTGGGTTACCTGCACTCATTGCCTGGTTTACACTCCCTGTCTGATATCCTTATTTTGGGCAGCAGGACTCTTGGGACCATTGTCCGAGCCATCCAAAGTTCAGAAATTGGGCTAAGCAAAGTAATTTCTTACACACCTTCTCTGCTTTACTTTGAAAGAGGATAAGAGTTGCAGCTTTATGGAGAACAAGGACCTGAAACCATCCCTCATCACACTGGACACTCATACCACAGCCCCCATATTTATCAGTCCCTAATTTTGACCCAAGTCTTTCAGGGGAGGCAAAGCCCCTCATACTGCCACACCTGGTCTTCTCTTCCTAGTGATCAAATGCCCCTTTTGGCTTGAAAAGCAGCAGCCTTTGAACCAGTCTCTGCCATCAGTAAGCAAAGCAGAGAGCTGTAGCTGTCTTGTCCATATGCTTAACCCAAGGGATATCAGCCTTCTTCTTATCCCCAGATAGATTTCTTGGAAAGAGTAGATTCAATATCAGTGAATTTACTGACCATTAACCCAGAATCCTCCACACCaatggcccactgcaggctctcTAGAAGAATGTCCACCACCTTTATAAGAGCATTCAGCATTCACAGTAGAGGGGCCTTCAATACTACGTGAACACCTTAAAAGATCCAGTTACAGCAAAATGGCATTCACAAAACAGGATTGCCCCCAGCCTTATTCTTCCCACTTACCTCCCCTGGTCTTACAACTCGTTGTCCTATGTTACCCAGACTGTCgtcttttctctgtgcctcagatcTCAAGctttcatcttcaaagcacttCTCACCCAGCGAAGCTCTTAGGTTTCTTAGGCCATCCCCAGTTTGAGAAATGAATGCTTCTTGCAGTTCCTCAAGAGGCTCTGCTTTTATGGAAATCACTTGTAAGTACTCAGACACCAAGTCTGAAGAAATGGGTACGTATTTGACTGTAATATGAGGGATTCTTTTCACAGGCAACTCCTCTGTCTCTGTTGGGGTCTCATTTGTAGTTGAACCTGGGACTGCCTCTTCAGAACTCCCTGTTTTGGGCTCTGCACTAACAGACACTTGGTCAGCAATTCTGTCTGGGTTCATCACAGCTTGGCTCAGTGTTGGTGGACTGTCACTAAGGGGGCAATCGGAGAGTTCTTCAATTATTACAGTAGCCATGGGTACCACAGGAATACATGGCTTTAAAGTTGGTTTTGGGATCTTCTTTATCATGCCAAGATCAGTAGGGAGTCTTTCAATAATCTTAATACTTTCTGTTGTTGAAGATGAAGTAGGCAATGTCTCCTCCTCTGAATTGCCTTGGAAGTCAGGTTTGTCTACTTTTTTTGCTATTGAAGCTGCTATTCTATGAGCGAAAATATCTTGTCTATTTGTTAGGTCTCTGCAAACAAAAATGTCAGAATCCGAACATTCGACGGTGCTTGTGTAAGCTGGATGGAAGAGGTCTCCCAGGGCCTGGCTGTCTTCAATGTGTAAGAATTCTCTTTCACTGGTCTGTTTGTTCACGTTCTTCTCATGTTCTGACAGGAGTACTTGCACAGCATGTCGTATTTTTCTAGTTGCATCGGTCAGTAACAACATCTTTTCTGCATCCAAACCCAcaatgggaaagagggaagaaagtGCTGATACAAGATTTGCTGTTAGTTTTTCTATGATAAGAGGAACTATTTTACTAAGTTCTTGTGATAAACTGTTTGGGTTATCCAAAGGCTCAGTAACATCTCTTAGTGTATTTTCAACAATATTGTCAGGTTCAGCAAGGTCATGAAGTGGTAATTCTCCAGAAAGAGAGTTCTGCAATGTATTCCCAGTTATCTCTTGGAAGACCAAATCACAGACTGCTTCAGAAAGAATCACACACCCATTTATTAAACACTTCTGCACGTTGAATTTAGActgaaactgtatcaaaagcttggTATAGACCAAATCAGCAATCGTCTGAATCCGAGCATCCTCCCTGGAATGTGGATGTTCAATATGCTGGCAGGAGGAGTTCTCATCTTCAGAGATTTTTGCTATAACTTTACTGATGACCGTCATGTGAATCAAGCCACATTCTGCCagttgcattttcttttctgtagagGAAGATGTGCTGGCGGTGGCAGGGAGAATGTTAGGTAAAAGCCTGCTGATTAGATCTTCCAAA
Coding sequences:
- the LOC132250381 gene encoding fibrous sheath-interacting protein 2-like gives rise to the protein MDAFLKEIHDELRSKMVAQDSALLGSDYSRISTDIVDLVLDKLSICQATDLQLSEDQDLSPDIDTLTTKITHSSLSDLLQESASKVSVYADMKSNKSVLIKREITGYQQKEALAKASSALYRPLKPGVMDEKLFEDAIKSNARCQSPTPCTMGICHRFLEDLISRLLPNILPATASTSSSTEKKMQLAECGLIHMTVISKVIAKISEDENSSCQHIEHPHSREDARIQTIADLVYTKLLIQFQSKFNVQKCLINGCVILSEAVCDLVFQEITGNTLQNSLSGELPLHDLAEPDNIVENTLRDVTEPLDNPNSLSQELSKIVPLIIEKLTANLVSALSSLFPIVGLDAEKMLLLTDATRKIRHAVQVLLSEHEKNVNKQTSEREFLHIEDSQALGDLFHPAYTSTVECSDSDIFVCRDLTNRQDIFAHRIAASIAKKVDKPDFQGNSEEETLPTSSSTTESIKIIERLPTDLGMIKKIPKPTLKPCIPVVPMATVIIEELSDCPLSDSPPTLSQAVMNPDRIADQVSVSAEPKTGSSEEAVPGSTTNETPTETEELPVKRIPHITVKYVPISSDLVSEYLQVISIKAEPLEELQEAFISQTGDGLRNLRASLGEKCFEDESLRSEAQRKDDSLGNIGQRVVRPGEAISRMSFRKLLKPVLSILKPLQPKAVLLEQLAAYCTENEERDEKVEEKREVEQQWEEEELRQTEDTSLYWGSPLTSSMYSEQLSENVEERSPSLKAQRSGIYADRCQTLDIEDSSYMSELETLSEDAERKDSLTPEEMGGDTAAAASASRKQSSFFKKIPNALSRMKSFLLCCLPHHRKFCKVAPEIIATC